The following coding sequences are from one Coffea arabica cultivar ET-39 chromosome 11e, Coffea Arabica ET-39 HiFi, whole genome shotgun sequence window:
- the LOC113717943 gene encoding uncharacterized protein, whose protein sequence is MAKETEEHPRLILHNFLSPGLCKELEFIHKSNCTVGYRPNVFSTTLSHLIATNCAHLIMPFVPIREKLRETVEEYFGCQYELVIEFTGLISWTKAANIGWHSDDNRPYLKQRDFAAVCYLNSYNEDFRGGLFHFQDGEPSTIEPMAGDAVMYTADNRNIHSVDEIIEGERITLTLWFSRDASRDEDAKLISFLSQNSLNSYLPQPASNNMYWFPPDEALKFQSGFDIRCARLHMLGLDLYSPCEKICPSAVNSSYNLLELLMGPLQIVRGVELFDREFVNVMHVLQVAQLYSWKWSTLKATEVKEVSADIKPISQAQREDINCLKSVVLQDLQQAETFNKDLNCGKKVQYLFDWGSFSAAVVEWEAYSCNLHKEMVTNFPLWRKHGSIFSCPLDDSAETL, encoded by the exons ATGGCAAAGGAGACTGAGGAGCACCCACGTCTCATCCTGCACAACTTTCTTTCTCCGGGCCTTTGCAAG gaaCTGGAGTTCATACACAAGAGCAATTGCACGGTCGGATACAGGCCAAATGTGTTCTCCACAACTCTTTCTCATCTAATTGCTACTAATTGTGCGCACCTGATCATGCCCTTTGTTCCCATTAGAG AAAAGCTGAGGGAGACAGTGGAAGAGTATTTTGGATGCCAGTATGAGTTGGTCATCGAATTCACTGGCCTCATCAG CTGGACTAAAGCAGCAAATATTGGATGGCACAGTGATGATAACAGGCCTTATCTAAAACAAAGAGATTTTGCG GCAGTGTGTTATTTGAATAGTTACAATGAGGATTTTAGAGGAGGACTCTTTCACTTCCAGGATGGGGAACCATCAACAATTGAGCCCATGGCTGGA GATGCTGTAATGTACACAGCAGACAACAGAAACATACATTCTGTTGATGAG atAATTGAAGGAGAAAGGATCACCCTTACCCTGTGGTTCAGTCGGGATGCATCTCGTGATGAAGATGCAAAACTGATTTCATTTCtgtcacaaaattcgctcaACTCATATTTACCTCAGCCAGCATCCaataacatgtactggtttccTCCTGATGAAGCTTTGAAGTTTCAATCTGGATTCGACATACGTTGTGCAAGATTGCATATGCTTGGATTGGATCTTTATTCTCCTTGTGAGAAGATATGTCCTTCAGCAGTGAATTCATCATACAACTTGCTAGAGTTGCTGATGGGGCCATTACAAATAGTGAGGGGAGTTGAGTTGTTTGACAGGGAGTTTGTCAACGTAATGCATGTCCTTCAG GTGGCGCAGTTGTACTCTTGGAAGTGGTCGACTTTGAAGGCAACAGAAGTCAAAGAAGTCTCAGCGGACATTAAACCAATCTCCCAAGCACAACGGGAGGACATTAATTGTCTAAAATCAGTGGTTCTGCAAGATCTTCAACAGGCAGAGACCTTTAACAAAGACCTGAATTGTGGAAAGAAAGTGCAATATCTATTTGACTGGGGTAGTTTTTCTGCGGCTGTTGTTGAGTGGGAAGCTTATTCTTGTAATTTGCATAAAGAAATGGTTACGAACTTTCCACTCTGGAGAAAGCATGGATCCATCTTTTCTTGTCCTCTGGATGATTCTGCTGAAACACTCTGA